Within Dysgonomonas sp. HDW5A, the genomic segment TAGAATTATTTCGTATCCTCCTATTATTTCTTCTAGGCTTCCTTTTATTATGTAGCCAAGATTTATATCATCTTCAACTAATAGTAACTTTATCTTTTTCATCTTTATTGGGTATACTAATTGTAAATTCACTAAAAGATCCCAGGATACTATTTACTATGACCTCACCTCCATGGGCTGTAATTACTCTATAAACATAATTGAGTCCTAAGCCAAAGCCTGTAGGCCCTGCTGAACTGTTTGTGAAGGAAGCACGCTCAAATTTATCAAAAATCTTTTTCTGATTTTTCAATGATATTCCAACACCATTATCCCAGACTACTATTTTTGTATATTGTCCGTCAGAAATAGAACTTATATTAATGCGAACAGTTTCCCTTGAATATTTAATTGAGTTTTCAATTAAATTTCTGATAATTTCTGATAAATATTCAGGATCGGCATAAACATACTCTACATTATTAAAGTTTGTATGAAAATCAATGCACTTCCGAGGCTCAATATTAAATTTTTCTATTAAGCTGTTAATCATTCTGGGTAAATCAATTAATTGCTTTGTCAGCTTCATTTTATTGTGCTCCAATCTTGCAATTGTTAATATTCTATTGGAAAGTGTTAGTAGATGATTGCTTTCATCTACAAGGATATTAAAATATTGCTCTTTTAGATCTGGTTTATCATCTAGTTTTCCTGTTTTTAAGGTTTGTGCTCCCATTAATATCGTTGTAAGTGGATTTTTCATATCGTGAATCATAGCATATGTAAAATCTTTTCGTATTTCAGCGATTCTATTCTGGCGGATAATGATTTTTACTTGTAGAAAAATACAATATCCAATAATGATAGCGATTAAGCCTGATCCAATAAGTAAAAGGGTCATCTTCTCAAATATCATTTTGTATGGAGAAATAACAACAACTTTTATAGATTCTGATTTATCCATTCGTATTGGCATAGTTTTAGTATAAAAAATAGGGCTAGCATCTTTGGATATGCCATGTTCTATAATCACTGATGTTTTATCTGTATTATTAATCTTCTCTAAATAATAGTCAATCTTTCCGACATTTTTATTTGCTATACTATAAAATACACTATCTAAACGAGTGAAATTAAGAGGAGATCCTTCTGAATATAGAAATTCCTGAAAGGCTAATGCATTTGTCTCCGGATCATTCTCCGGATGCGCCCCTTCAACTATTTTCCCATTATCCTTATGTTTTCCGGGAGACTTTAAACGTAAATAAACTTCTTTTTCAATTGATAGGCTTAAAACATTATCCAATCTTTCTACTAGTTCTTTTTCAAGAAGAGTATAGGTATTATATAACCAAATACCTTGTAGTACGAGTATCGAGATAATAGCAATGCAGGTAATTATTTTTATAAACTGATTTTTCATTGTAAAGCGCGTGATCATTGATTCACAAATATAATAACATTTAGATAACATTATATATGATTTCGATAACTTATTAAATAAATCGATGAGCTTTACTTTGCAGTATCAAAATAAGTAAGCAAAATAGATCTTAGCGCAAAAAGCTATTTGCAAGCAATTGTTAAAACTATTAAACTTTAAATAAATGAAAAATCTTTTAGCAAATACTCAAATAAGAATATTGACAAATAAGGAATTAGTAAAGATAACCGGAGGGGGACGCTGGGTCGTTGTTGATGGAGAATTGGTCTTTGTGAATAATTAACCCTGTACAAAAAAATAACATAATGATGGCAATCTGATAACCTAATTTACTCCTAAAGAAATCTAGATTTGAAATCTCAAATAATAAGCAAAAATGAATCATGTTATGGAATGGAAAGATCGACACGATTTAAGCTTGGATACTCTTTGTGAGATAGCTATAGATAAAATAAAAGAGGTAAGGAGGAAAGAGAAAATTGGTGTAAAAGAAGAAAAAATCAAATGTACCCTTTTAATGATGGACGAAAAACTCTCTTAAAGCACTTTTATTCATAGGGATTTATATTGATAAATTATAACTAAGTGAAAGTAGGAAATCTTTGATTACGTATACATTTAAAATGTTCGATAATATGAAACAGATAGAAACTTATAAGTATAAAATAGCTTTGGTAATATGTTGGTATGGTCAACTCCCTTGGTATTGGAAATATTTTGTTCATAGCATGCAATATAACTCAACTATAGACTGCATATTAATCACCGATGAAAAAATAGAAGAGCTACTACCTTCTAATATTAAACAAGTACAGATGTCCTTATCAGAAATCAAGACTTTGGCTGAATGCAAATTAGGATTTCCTGTATCATTAGACTACCCATATAAATTATGTGATTTTAAGCCGGCATATGGATTGTTGTTCGACGAATTACTGACCGAATATGACTTCTGGGGGCATGGGGATTTAGATGTGATTTTCGGAAATATTCGGAACTTTATAACAGATCCCATACTAGATAATAACGATATAATTAGTGTGAGACGTGATTTTCTAACTGGTTATTTCATGCTTTTTAGGAATAATATATATATAAATAATCTATTTACAAAAAGTAAAGATTATAGGAAAGTATACGAAAGTCCAAGGAGTTGGTGTTTTGACGAATGTAACCATATGCATTTAGAAATAGGATTCAATAAAAATAGCATATTGAATATAGACTGTGATATTGACAGTATGGAGCATGTAGTCCAAAGAGAAATAGAGAGTGGAAATATTAAAGTGTTTTTCGACTTTATGGTAGTCGAAGGTACACCAGGTAATATTAAATGGGAAAAAGGTTCTTTATTCTATAAAAATGAATATGAAATATTGCTATATCATTTTATAGCAATGAAATCAATTAAAAACCTTTATCTCCCATTATGGGAAAAGCTTCCGGATATTATAGAAATTGGTGAAAACTTTATAACAAGTCCTTCCTCTGGATTTGTAGAGAGGTTGAAGTTAACAGCCAGATTAAAGCTTGATAGAATTAAATGGTCGACTCAAATACTATTTAGGAAGAAAATAGTAGATGTGATTTCCTATTTAAAGAAAAAAAATGAAATTCTAAATTATAAT encodes:
- a CDS encoding sensor histidine kinase KdpD, with translation MKNQFIKIITCIAIISILVLQGIWLYNTYTLLEKELVERLDNVLSLSIEKEVYLRLKSPGKHKDNGKIVEGAHPENDPETNALAFQEFLYSEGSPLNFTRLDSVFYSIANKNVGKIDYYLEKINNTDKTSVIIEHGISKDASPIFYTKTMPIRMDKSESIKVVVISPYKMIFEKMTLLLIGSGLIAIIIGYCIFLQVKIIIRQNRIAEIRKDFTYAMIHDMKNPLTTILMGAQTLKTGKLDDKPDLKEQYFNILVDESNHLLTLSNRILTIARLEHNKMKLTKQLIDLPRMINSLIEKFNIEPRKCIDFHTNFNNVEYVYADPEYLSEIIRNLIENSIKYSRETVRINISSISDGQYTKIVVWDNGVGISLKNQKKIFDKFERASFTNSSAGPTGFGLGLNYVYRVITAHGGEVIVNSILGSFSEFTISIPNKDEKDKVTIS
- a CDS encoding DUF6625 family protein; protein product: MKQIETYKYKIALVICWYGQLPWYWKYFVHSMQYNSTIDCILITDEKIEELLPSNIKQVQMSLSEIKTLAECKLGFPVSLDYPYKLCDFKPAYGLLFDELLTEYDFWGHGDLDVIFGNIRNFITDPILDNNDIISVRRDFLTGYFMLFRNNIYINNLFTKSKDYRKVYESPRSWCFDECNHMHLEIGFNKNSILNIDCDIDSMEHVVQREIESGNIKVFFDFMVVEGTPGNIKWEKGSLFYKNEYEILLYHFIAMKSIKNLYLPLWEKLPDIIEIGENFITSPSSGFVERLKLTARLKLDRIKWSTQILFRKKIVDVISYLKKKNEILNYNAFIGHYRKSHLSVIYEVLINKEYLVLRHSHHNGAIFRHIWGNVFITPDLRTIVKGKNIEGKFVLEIKGLNRKIDLFVKK